The Halogeometricum rufum genome has a segment encoding these proteins:
- a CDS encoding acyl-CoA carboxylase subunit beta, with protein sequence MEDRIEELREKRERALKGGGEERIESQHEKGKMTARERIDYFLDDGTFNEFDQFRTHRNHKFGMEEKQLPGDGVVTGYGEVDGRKTFVFAHDFTVFGGSLGEVFAEKVSKVMDKAVEVGAPIVGLNDSAGARIQEGVQSLGGFGEIFRRNTEASGVVPQISAIMGPCAGGAVYSPAITDFTFMVKDTSHMFITGPDVIKTVTGEEVTFEELGGAQTHASTSGVAHFACDSEEEALDQIRLLLSYLPPNNVEDPPRVEPWDDPERADESLETVVPDEPRKPYDAHDVIDGVLDEGSFFGVHEDFAKNIVVGFGRLDGHSVGVVANQPRVNAGTLDIEASEKAARFVRFCDAFNVPIVTFVDVPGFLPGTDQEHEGIIRHGAKLLYAYSEATVPLLTVITRKAYGGAYDVMASKHLGADVNYAWPTAEIAVMGPQGAVNILYSDELDAAEDPEARRDELIEEYREEFANPYTAADRGFVDDVLEPTETRARLVEDLEMLRSKRKSLPDKKHGNIPI encoded by the coding sequence GCATCGACTACTTCCTCGACGACGGGACGTTCAACGAGTTCGACCAGTTCCGGACCCACCGGAACCACAAGTTCGGGATGGAGGAGAAGCAGTTGCCGGGCGACGGCGTCGTCACCGGCTACGGCGAAGTCGACGGCCGCAAGACGTTCGTCTTCGCCCACGACTTCACCGTCTTCGGCGGGTCGCTGGGCGAGGTGTTCGCCGAGAAGGTGTCGAAGGTGATGGACAAAGCCGTCGAAGTCGGCGCGCCCATCGTGGGCCTGAACGACTCCGCGGGCGCCCGCATCCAAGAGGGCGTCCAGTCGCTCGGCGGGTTCGGCGAGATATTCCGCCGGAACACCGAAGCCTCGGGCGTCGTCCCGCAGATTTCCGCCATCATGGGGCCGTGCGCCGGCGGGGCCGTCTACTCCCCCGCCATCACGGACTTCACGTTCATGGTGAAGGACACGAGCCACATGTTCATCACCGGCCCGGACGTCATCAAGACGGTCACCGGCGAGGAGGTGACGTTCGAGGAACTCGGCGGGGCGCAGACGCACGCCTCCACCTCCGGCGTGGCGCACTTCGCGTGCGACTCCGAGGAGGAGGCCCTCGACCAGATTCGACTGCTGCTGTCGTACCTCCCGCCGAACAACGTCGAGGACCCGCCGCGCGTCGAACCGTGGGACGACCCCGAACGCGCCGACGAGTCGCTGGAAACCGTCGTTCCGGACGAACCCCGGAAGCCGTACGACGCCCACGACGTCATCGACGGCGTCCTCGACGAGGGGTCGTTCTTCGGCGTCCACGAGGACTTCGCGAAGAACATCGTCGTCGGGTTCGGCCGCCTCGACGGCCACTCCGTCGGCGTCGTCGCCAACCAACCGCGCGTCAACGCCGGCACCCTCGACATCGAAGCCTCGGAGAAGGCGGCCCGCTTCGTCCGCTTCTGCGACGCGTTCAACGTCCCCATCGTGACGTTCGTGGACGTGCCGGGGTTCCTGCCGGGCACCGACCAGGAACACGAGGGCATCATCCGCCACGGCGCGAAACTGCTGTACGCCTACTCGGAGGCGACGGTGCCCCTCCTGACGGTCATCACGCGGAAGGCCTACGGCGGCGCGTACGACGTGATGGCGTCGAAGCACCTCGGCGCGGACGTGAACTACGCGTGGCCGACGGCCGAAATCGCGGTGATGGGCCCGCAGGGCGCGGTGAACATCCTCTACAGCGACGAGTTGGACGCCGCCGAGGACCCCGAGGCGCGCCGGGACGAACTCATCGAGGAGTACCGCGAGGAGTTCGCCAACCCGTACACGGCGGCGGACCGCGGGTTCGTGGACGACGTCCTCGAACCGACGGAGACGCGGGCGCGACTCGTCGAGGACCTGGAGATGCTCCGGTCGAAGCGCAAGTCGCTGCCCGACAAGAAACACGGGAACATCCCGATATGA